The DNA segment GTCATCGGTGCCGGTATCGCCTTCGCTAATGTGCTACTGCCAAGTTTAATGAAGCGCGATTTCCCAAATAAAATTACCACCATGACCTCTATGTATGTATTGATGATGGGTGCAGGCTCGGCAATGAGTGCCAGCTTAGCAATACCACTGACAGATATGGCCAATCAATTGTCGATAAGTGTGATCCCAACTTGGGCATTTTCCTTAGGTGGCCTAGTGATATTCCCGCTTATCGCTATCTTAGTATGGCTACCACAGATACGTAATCACACCGCCCCAAGCAAAGATACCCAAACACTCGATAGCCACAGCTACCTGTGGCGTAATAGTAGCGCCTGGCAGATCACTCTTTTTTTGGCTTTAAACTCTTTCTTGATGTATATCTTCATCAGCTGGCTACCCACCATCTTAGTGGATAACGGTTTTAACCATCATGAAGCAGGCGTCATTCACGGCGTTCTACAGCTGTTTACTGCGGTGCCAGCCTTAATATTAATTCCGTTTATGAGTAAACTTAAAGACAAACGTCTACTCAGCTTTAGCTTAACCCTGATGGCATTTATTGGCATCATGGGGCTATTACTTAAGCCAGAGCTTGCCATGATTTGGGCGATGCTATTTGGCTTTGGTGCTGGTGGTGGATTTATCGTGGCGCTGGCCTTAATAAGCCTTCGCACCGAAAGTGCACACCAAGCTGCGACTCTGTCAGGCATGGCACAGTTTTTAGGTTACTTACTTGCGGCAACAGGACCGATGATCATGGGTGAGTTACACGAGCAAACTGCAAGCTGGCAATTGCCACTGATCCTATGTGCAATCTGTGCCATCTTATGGAGTGCGTTTTCTCTATTAGCGGCAAAAGATGAGTTAATCGAACCTGCGGCTCATAACCGTAATGCCACATTAGAGGAAAACCTCTCCTAATATGTCGCCTAAAACGGGGGACAGCGAGCCCCTCTTACTCCCTAAGACTAAAGTAATTTAACATTCTTATGGAGTCCCCCGTACCAAAGACCTGTTTCTAATAATCCGCACTAAGAAGTGATGCACAACCCAGATAGCCAAAGAGGTCGCTACCACAGCTACCACAATTGAGCTAAAGCGGTAACAGATAGAAAAGAAGGCATCTTGCTGCTCGGGGACAAACGCGCTTGTTAGCGGCACGGTTAACGCCGACATCGCCGAGAAGCCGATGCCTGCTTTTATCCTGCCAATAGCCAGCCATCGGCAAAACAGACCTGCAGCAATGGCATACCCCAGCAGAAAAAGCAGCATATTATTAGCCAAACTGTACAAGATTAGCTGCAGTAACATGCCAGCTAAACAGCCAAGAAAAGTGCCAATAATGCGTATTTTAGCCACCGCCATCGAGCCGATGAAAGTCATGGGAGCCAGCACAATCAGGATTGAGGCTTGCGCCGACAAGGAGTCATTGAGAGCTGCCACCTGAAACAAGATAAATGCCGCCATGGCGATTATCCAGCCTAGCGCGGCTTGACGCACCATACCTATATGATCTTTTCGTTGATTATCGATATGAGTTTGCGCCTCACGGGGCTGCATTAAGCTCGCCTTAGGCAGCTTAATGCTTGGATCAGGAAACAGATACAAGGCTAAGGCCACAATCGGCCCCGTCAACAATGCAGAAGCGATTAGCCCCATCACAAAGTCTTCGAGATCGAAGCCCTGATAACTGCCAAAGTTCAGTAGAATAGAACCCATCAACAATCCGATATAGCCAAAAAGATAGCTGCTCTTGTGTGTCATAGCGATGCACTTAAACATCAGCATAATCGCCACGGCTACAGTCATTAACAATGGATAGGGTTGAAAAAAGCCAACAATAAAGCTGACCTGCACACAGACCCAAGTTACCCCCAGAATTAATTGCACTATGATGCTGCCATTCCATCTATCGATTTGGGTTAATACAAACATAGGTAATAGCGCGGCGAACATGCCATTTGACCAGCTAAAGACCAAGGTAATCGCCAGCCCAAACACACAGCCAAACCAGATCCGTTGGGTTTTTCTCAAAGTCTTAATTTGCACAATAAGGCTTCCTAGTAGGCTATCGTTGATAAAATAACAGAAAAATTAGTAGATATAGTGAAGCCAACTCACCAACTTAATCTGACTCCTAGCAAGCAAAGCCCACCCGCTATTATCTTCTGGATAGATCACCACCGTGGCACGAGAACCGACAAATAGCGGCTGAGGTAGAGTACTTTGACTGGTTAAATTAATTCGGACTCGCTGGGCATCTCGTACCCAGCGGTTGTTGGTCTCAACATGGGTCAGTTGTCCATTTGGACTTTGCTGCGCCGCCGCCACACCAAAGTCCCGGCTTTGCACATCAAGTGAGAATACCTTTCCCGGAAAGGCATCGAATG comes from the Shewanella halifaxensis HAW-EB4 genome and includes:
- a CDS encoding MFS transporter, whose protein sequence is MTLSHPSRFASSAFLLLGVLLIAISLRSPITGVGPLLDAIRAELNLSATQAGMLTTLPLLAFAFFSPIASKVGRKCGLELALMLSLLFILIGLVGRSLGSASALFIGTVVIGAGIAFANVLLPSLMKRDFPNKITTMTSMYVLMMGAGSAMSASLAIPLTDMANQLSISVIPTWAFSLGGLVIFPLIAILVWLPQIRNHTAPSKDTQTLDSHSYLWRNSSAWQITLFLALNSFLMYIFISWLPTILVDNGFNHHEAGVIHGVLQLFTAVPALILIPFMSKLKDKRLLSFSLTLMAFIGIMGLLLKPELAMIWAMLFGFGAGGGFIVALALISLRTESAHQAATLSGMAQFLGYLLAATGPMIMGELHEQTASWQLPLILCAICAILWSAFSLLAAKDELIEPAAHNRNATLEENLS
- a CDS encoding DUF2955 domain-containing protein, with amino-acid sequence MQIKTLRKTQRIWFGCVFGLAITLVFSWSNGMFAALLPMFVLTQIDRWNGSIIVQLILGVTWVCVQVSFIVGFFQPYPLLMTVAVAIMLMFKCIAMTHKSSYLFGYIGLLMGSILLNFGSYQGFDLEDFVMGLIASALLTGPIVALALYLFPDPSIKLPKASLMQPREAQTHIDNQRKDHIGMVRQAALGWIIAMAAFILFQVAALNDSLSAQASILIVLAPMTFIGSMAVAKIRIIGTFLGCLAGMLLQLILYSLANNMLLFLLGYAIAAGLFCRWLAIGRIKAGIGFSAMSALTVPLTSAFVPEQQDAFFSICYRFSSIVVAVVATSLAIWVVHHFLVRIIRNRSLVRGTP